gatataataacattttataaaacaatttcataatttctCGTTTATACTCTGGAATGGAATTCCAAAATATTaccaaaagtttataaaatattaaaaatataatactttttttatgaatagatACCATCAATAGGTAACCttgtacatattgtatattattaattatcaataataaaaaaaacgttcaATTCTCATTATAagttaactattaaaacttGCACTTAGGTAGTGGTTTATACTTGacaaaataacacattttcaaaagtttaatataatatggtttagtATTTTAGCTGATAcgtttaagttatattttaaatgttattcaacACCTAAAACGTTATTCTACTATTTGTATTActttactgtattatattcattgttaatataataataatatgttgttaagaataattgtttaacaattattatataaaaacacatgCCTCCAAATTAACAGTTGGttgattgatattaaataaaatcatttaaacactttaaatGGTACGTAATGGTATTGTTTTTTTGGGtcatatttattcttattcattattctatatttttacttaagtacgttttatatttttgattagtatataattttatttaaataattattaaatacatttttttattaatgaaaatagtttaaactATTCATGAgacctaaataaaatgtaatattttattattaagttatcaaaatattccaATAAAAATGACGTGACTTTATTGCAGATTAATTATATTCCTATTAATttacttcatattttatgtacaagtGGTGGTGAAAAACAGGGACGTAGATAGAGGAGGACATTCATAGGTCTATACTATACACCAGGGGTGGCCAGCGAGAAGAGACTCGCGAAAAGGTTAGGTCCAATGAGTATATTGTTTACCATTTTTTATGAGGTTTTTAAtccatttcaaaaatattttcacgtCATGTGTACTCTTTTTCATGAAATTGATGTAGcgtttggtaaaaaataaattcgaatCTTTGAATGTTCTTGTTTATGCTACTGCCTCAGTCGTTTTAATATCTTCATcctaaatacgagtatataaatctcaaaaaatcaatcattgcaaaattctattttaatttaatcaataatatagtaatttaagtataataatatgaaatattaaaaataagccaaaatgtatgatattaaaaaatctactcaaattaataaaaaaataaaacaacaatcataatgtttaaatatttattgtaattattgagCCATAATAGTCGATGACTAAaatctgataaaaataaaataaaattttaaatatttaattcatatggGTGGATAATATGAAAACCGTCAACAAAAAAGTATGAAGATTACTTTATCGAATGATCACATAAAATTCTGCtgtggaaataataatagtgaatgCAGAATGGCCGACCTTTTTCTACCTTTCGATGGGTcagaattcaaaaaattattgattctgtatatagtaaaattttcagaaagGAGTAATTGTTTTCTTGTTtcttaattaacaaataaatatttgtaatttaaatcgtATTCTTTATCTACCTGGtaactttgtatttttttttatcttgtaGAATTCTTAATTAACTCAACTAACATAAAACATCACAGTTCCATAGCTTTTTAGTTAATCAGTTTGATTATTGATACgtaagtatatacaaatacaaaatgaatTTGAGTATAACTACAaacgtattaatttttacaatttgaggttttttagtgatattttctgttaaaataaatgctttGATCTTAAATATGTTGATGaggattatttataacaaatcgAAACTAGTTAACAATACTTTTGGAAAGtcgaaattgaaaattcttaaaactttttaaaattatcggaaaaaaactaaaaaaaaaaaaatactaacatctgataaaatgttaataatattattaaaataattgttgctAATGAAAAAGTTCGATCGTCTTCACTCAGAgttgtatttattcataataaataattgatttatcattgaatctCAATTTAGCACTTCATCCATTTCAATGTTTACTTAATGACAAAGTACACTCGACTTTTACTGTACATCAAAGCAGTTACCAATTTccctacttttaatttattcattgaaataaaataaaagtgtacaaataattgtacttccatatacatttaacatttttttaagataaggAAATAACcctttatacaaataaaaatatatttatacaattgataaatattttcaactaataCGCtgctaaattttcaatttaaattaaatatagatgtacttagttaacatatttttatcaaacctaattttttaatttttatagaacataaaaaatttgagcTGAAAGTATCTTGTAACCATAATATTGCATCAagcactaaattaaatatttttttaaattttagtagaaTTAAAACATCCACTAAACAACTCGATCTTTGgcatttcatattaaaataattttttttacaaccagAAAAGTATCAGTCGGTGTACTAGTCAAAAGGCAGTCAGTAAACTATTTAGTCACTTTTCCTTAGTACCTTTCTTATCAATAACCATGGGCGCCCATAAGTAACATTTTAGGGGGgggatcaaaataaaaaaattctcaaatgtaatgtaataaatataataataatattatggtaatatgtATTGAGctacaagttttaaatattttttgtccaggGGGGGGGGGCAAGTGCCCCATCTTGCCCCTCCCAATGGGCGCCCATGTCAATAACATTTAGGGATTAACTGACCTTGGATTTAATATGTGATTCGATAAAAGACAACTctacaattataattgatcAAGAAGCTCATCTTATGTAAGTAGCTATTAAACTGAGTACACAATAGTGACTTTCACATGGTATATCTCactattttaactgttttcCGGAAAGGCCGTAGCCAGCGGGGAGAGGGTAGAGTTTAAACCCCTCTCCCacggaaattataatatttttaaaatttcatattttattgcataatattacatatttgtattcaaacccctctaaaatattttgctgaGTCCAGCCTTAGCCTTGTATACCGGGTACCTACTTACTGAAAACGTATCACACGCTATATGTAGATATTCTTTTAATCGATTACAACAGAGACAAGCTTAACTCTGAAACACCAACAAAGTAAAGTTGATAACACAACGCTGTGAGTTccttataaattcaataataactgtttcttataatttttatagcttgaataagcattttaatatatattaaaaaaaaaaattgtaaaacatgcgtttgtaaaaatgttgtaaaagtaagttaacaaaataaattcaacaaaacAAAGAAGCAAGAATTGTTTTGTTACAACCTactcattaaaaacatattttttaaaaacgatttcaTTGTTAAATTACAGAATATAAATCAGAGAATCTTAAAAACAGAGCTATAGTCTTATAGACAATGAAGTAGAATTAAGTAGAATTTCACTTTATACagtgatattttcaaattatgtagATTAACTTTTAGATATGAACCTATTTATACTGTTTTACGATAAGATAAAATTGACTCAAACGttaaaaacattgatataatatacttaagtttaaattttatttattattaggtaatatatgTTGGATGTAAGATCACAGAATGAAAACGAAGTATTATCTATTCTTTCTGttattagacattttaatgataacaaatCACACGATAAgacagataatttaaaataaatcagccGGCGACGTTGTTGACAGTTCTAACCGGTGCTCTATATATGGAAATAATGTTGTCCTTGGCCATTAATAGACCTTTCCAAATTGATTTAACTGCTTCTTTAAAAAGTATCAAGGgcgtacaaataattttacataatacgcTTTCTTTGTTTGGTGTTGCTGATGATTGTTGGGTTGAAGTTGGTGTCGTCGCAATATTTATCTATggacaaaatcaaatatacaatttatatggtacataatataatgaaacatgataggtattaataatgtagtatatattgttttagaacACAGTTGTTAGTCGGTAGCTTGATtgcaatacaattaaatattaaatattatttttaccaataaaaattaaatataatatataaataatttttttttaaataaaaattaaacgttaagtctattatattttataatgcaagTTTTTCATGATTTAAATGCGTTTTattgcatgtatattatatactattttaactcaatttaataaataacaatacaattgtTGGTAAGTGGTgagcaaataattaaataaaaaataggtacgTTTT
The DNA window shown above is from Aphis gossypii isolate Hap1 chromosome 2, ASM2018417v2, whole genome shotgun sequence and carries:
- the LOC114131323 gene encoding uncharacterized protein LOC114131323, encoding MMFSTQNTIILSVVAIFYLAQLITCADPEPASVPEDPTKSGTVSNGGSNTSEPAKIAQPSPINIATTPTSTQQSSATPNKESVLCKIICTPLILFKEAVKSIWKGLLMAKDNIISIYRAPVRTVNNVAG